The Kosakonia sacchari SP1 genome includes a window with the following:
- a CDS encoding YjjI family glycine radical enzyme — translation MSPSVDPSLLSHCQQIVTSPTLTPEQKRHFLALEAENALPYPVLPQAARAALDEGAICDMFEGNAPYKPRYVLPDYAKFLANGSAWLELEGAKDLDDALSLLTILYHHVPSVTSMPVYLGQLDALLQPYVRILTQQEIDIRIKRFWRYLDRTLPDAFMHANIGPFDTPITRAILRADAELKQVSPNLTFIYDPDITPDNLLLEVARNICECSKPHIANGPVHDNIFTKGGYGIVSCYNSLPLGGGGSTLVRLNLKVIAERSASLEDFFTHQLPHYCQQQIAIIDARCDFLYQQSGFFEHSFLVQEGLISADRFVPMFGMYGLAEAVNTLCEKAGIAGRYGNDEQANALGYRISEQLASFVANTPVKHGWRQRAMLHAQSGISSDTDTTPGARLPYGDEPDPITHLLAVAPHHAWYQAGISDILTLDETVKRNPQAVVQLCLGAFKAGMREFTANVAGNDLVRVTGYMVRLSDLKKFRAEGSRINTTWLGEEAARNTHILERQPRVVSHEQQMRFRQ, via the coding sequence ATGTCTCCGTCTGTTGATCCTTCATTGCTGTCACACTGCCAGCAAATTGTTACCAGCCCAACGCTCACACCGGAACAAAAGCGCCACTTCCTGGCGCTGGAAGCGGAAAACGCCCTGCCCTATCCGGTGTTGCCGCAAGCGGCACGCGCAGCACTTGATGAGGGCGCCATCTGCGATATGTTTGAAGGCAACGCCCCCTACAAACCGCGTTATGTGCTGCCGGATTACGCTAAATTTCTTGCTAACGGTTCCGCCTGGCTGGAGCTGGAAGGAGCAAAAGATCTCGATGATGCTCTCTCGTTGCTGACGATCCTCTACCACCATGTTCCATCAGTGACATCAATGCCTGTCTACCTCGGCCAGCTTGATGCCCTGCTACAACCATATGTTAGAATTCTAACACAACAGGAGATCGATATCCGCATAAAACGTTTCTGGCGCTACCTCGACAGAACGCTGCCAGACGCCTTTATGCATGCCAATATTGGCCCATTCGATACTCCCATCACGCGTGCCATTTTGCGTGCGGATGCAGAACTCAAGCAGGTTTCGCCAAACTTAACTTTTATCTATGACCCGGATATTACGCCAGACAACCTGCTACTGGAGGTGGCGCGTAATATCTGCGAGTGCAGCAAACCGCACATCGCCAACGGTCCGGTGCATGATAATATTTTCACAAAAGGCGGCTACGGCATTGTGAGTTGTTACAACTCTCTGCCGCTGGGCGGTGGCGGCAGTACGCTGGTACGCCTCAATCTGAAAGTGATCGCTGAACGCAGCGCGTCTCTGGAGGACTTTTTCACCCATCAGTTACCGCACTATTGCCAGCAGCAAATAGCGATTATCGATGCCCGCTGCGATTTTCTGTATCAACAATCCGGTTTCTTTGAGCATAGCTTCCTGGTGCAGGAAGGGCTGATTTCTGCTGACCGTTTTGTGCCCATGTTTGGTATGTATGGTTTGGCCGAAGCCGTCAATACGCTGTGCGAAAAAGCCGGTATTGCCGGGCGCTACGGCAACGATGAGCAGGCCAACGCGCTTGGTTACCGCATCAGTGAACAACTGGCGAGCTTTGTGGCAAACACGCCGGTAAAACACGGCTGGCGGCAGCGGGCCATGCTCCATGCGCAATCGGGCATCAGCTCCGACACCGATACCACACCAGGCGCGCGGCTACCTTATGGCGACGAGCCGGATCCCATTACCCATCTGCTCGCCGTCGCACCGCATCATGCGTGGTATCAAGCCGGGATCAGCGATATTTTGACCCTCGATGAAACGGTGAAACGCAACCCACAAGCGGTTGTCCAGCTCTGCCTTGGCGCGTTTAAAGCTGGTATGCGCGAATTCACCGCTAACGTAGCCGGTAATGATCTGGTTCGCGTCACCGGTTATATGGTGCGCCTGTCGGATCTCAAGAAATTCCGTGCTGAAGGCTCACGCATCAATACCACCTGGCTGGGTGAAGAGGCGGCGCGTAACACGCATATTCTGGAACGACAACCCCGCGTGGTCAGCCATGAACAGCAGATGCGCTTTCGTCAGTAA
- a CDS encoding metal-dependent hydrolase, which translates to MSFRFIDTHCHFDFPPFSGDEAASIARAGDAGVERIIVPAIAARYFDRVCYLARQHTALYAALGLHPIVIEEHSEESLQRLEQMLAVKPEKVVAIGEIGLDLYRDDPQFERQQQVLDAQLKLAKRFELPVILHSRRTHDKLAMHLKKHDLPRRGVVHGFAGSLQQAQRFVELGYCIGVGGTITYPRASKTRDVMAQLPLSALLLETDAPDMPLNGFQGQPNRPERAAQVFDTLCELRREAPDVIAHALLENTQRLFALQI; encoded by the coding sequence GTGAGTTTCCGCTTTATCGATACCCACTGTCATTTCGATTTCCCGCCGTTTTCCGGCGATGAGGCGGCGAGTATCGCCCGAGCGGGCGACGCTGGTGTGGAGCGCATTATTGTTCCGGCGATTGCCGCGCGTTATTTTGATCGCGTTTGCTACTTAGCACGCCAGCATACCGCGCTGTATGCCGCGCTGGGGCTACACCCGATTGTGATTGAAGAGCACAGCGAGGAAAGCCTGCAACGGCTTGAGCAGATGCTCGCGGTAAAGCCCGAGAAAGTGGTGGCGATAGGGGAAATTGGCCTCGATCTTTACCGCGACGATCCGCAGTTTGAGCGTCAACAGCAGGTGTTAGATGCGCAACTAAAATTGGCAAAACGCTTTGAGCTGCCGGTGATCCTCCATTCACGCCGCACGCATGACAAACTGGCGATGCATTTAAAAAAACATGATTTACCCCGCCGTGGCGTGGTGCATGGTTTTGCCGGCAGTCTGCAACAAGCGCAGCGCTTTGTTGAACTGGGTTATTGCATCGGTGTGGGCGGCACCATTACCTACCCGCGCGCCAGTAAAACCCGTGACGTAATGGCGCAGTTGCCGCTTTCTGCATTACTGCTGGAAACGGATGCGCCGGACATGCCGCTCAATGGTTTTCAGGGCCAGCCCAATCGGCCAGAGCGTGCCGCGCAGGTGTTCGATACGTTGTGCGAGTTACGCCGCGAAGCGCCGGATGTCATCGCACACGCACTGCTGGAAAACACGCAGCGGCTCTTTGCGTTACAGATATAG
- the yjjG gene encoding pyrimidine 5'-nucleotidase, with product MKWDWILFDADETLFTFDAFGGLQRMFLDYSVTFTDQDFAEYQSVNKPLWVDYQNGAISALQLQTQRFQSWSERLNVPAGSLNDAFLNAMAEICAPLPGAVSLLNSLKGQAKLGIITNGFTALQQIRLERTGLRDYFDLLVISEEVGVAKPDAKIFDYALQKAGNPDRARVLMVGDTAESDILGGINAGLSTCWLNAHDRALPEGINPTWTVTSLNELEQLLCKH from the coding sequence ATGAAATGGGACTGGATACTCTTTGATGCCGACGAAACGCTGTTTACCTTTGATGCGTTTGGTGGCTTACAACGGATGTTTCTTGACTATAGCGTGACATTCACCGATCAGGATTTTGCAGAATATCAATCGGTTAACAAACCGCTGTGGGTGGATTACCAGAACGGTGCCATCAGCGCATTGCAGTTGCAGACCCAGCGCTTTCAGAGCTGGTCTGAGCGCCTGAACGTTCCCGCCGGTTCGCTTAACGACGCATTTCTGAATGCGATGGCCGAAATCTGCGCGCCACTGCCCGGCGCTGTATCATTACTGAACAGCCTCAAAGGCCAGGCGAAACTCGGCATCATCACCAACGGTTTCACCGCCTTGCAGCAAATTCGCCTGGAGCGCACCGGCCTTCGCGACTATTTTGATTTATTAGTGATTTCCGAAGAAGTCGGCGTGGCGAAGCCCGATGCGAAGATTTTTGATTACGCGCTGCAAAAAGCGGGTAACCCGGATCGTGCGCGCGTGCTGATGGTTGGTGATACGGCTGAATCCGACATTCTGGGCGGCATTAACGCCGGGCTTTCGACCTGCTGGCTGAATGCGCACGATCGCGCGCTGCCTGAAGGCATCAACCCGACCTGGACCGTCACGTCCCTGAACGAACTGGAGCAACTCCTGTGTAAACATTGA
- the rimI gene encoding ribosomal protein S18-alanine N-acetyltransferase: MNTISSLSTADLTRAYQIETRAHAFPWSEKTLASNQGERYLNYRLMVGNEMAAFAITQVVLDEATLFNIAVDPAWQRKGLGRQLLEHLIHELEVRDVLTLWLEVRASNVGAIALYESLGFNEATIRRNYYPTANGREDAIVMALAI, encoded by the coding sequence ATGAACACGATTTCTTCCCTCAGCACGGCTGATTTAACCCGCGCATATCAAATAGAAACACGGGCACATGCCTTCCCCTGGAGCGAAAAAACGCTGGCCAGCAATCAGGGCGAACGCTATCTCAACTACCGGTTGATGGTCGGAAATGAAATGGCCGCATTTGCCATTACCCAGGTGGTGCTCGACGAAGCCACGCTGTTTAACATCGCCGTCGATCCGGCCTGGCAGCGTAAAGGGCTGGGGCGTCAGTTGCTGGAACATCTGATTCATGAACTGGAAGTGCGCGACGTGCTGACGCTGTGGCTGGAAGTTCGCGCCTCTAATGTTGGCGCTATTGCACTGTACGAAAGTTTAGGTTTTAACGAAGCGACCATTCGCCGTAACTATTACCCCACTGCCAATGGGCGTGAAGACGCGATAGTGATGGCTTTAGCAATTTAA
- a CDS encoding DUF1435 domain-containing protein, with translation MILVIIIVLRDETMLQRALGSGWGIVVPGVIVAVLMLADLSVNAWRMVIFLGLLLTPVMLYHKRLRHFILLPSGVALVGAMMLMLLNLKMMV, from the coding sequence ATGATATTGGTTATCATTATCGTTTTGAGAGATGAAACCATGTTGCAGCGAGCGCTGGGAAGTGGCTGGGGAATTGTTGTGCCTGGAGTGATTGTTGCTGTGCTGATGTTGGCGGATTTATCAGTCAATGCTTGGCGAATGGTGATTTTTCTGGGCTTATTACTGACACCCGTCATGCTTTACCATAAGCGTTTACGTCACTTTATTTTATTGCCTTCAGGCGTTGCACTGGTTGGCGCAATGATGCTGATGCTCTTGAATTTAAAGATGATGGTGTAA
- a CDS encoding DUF1328 domain-containing protein produces the protein MFRWGIIFLVIALIAAALGFGGLAGTAAGAAKIVFIVGIILFLVSLFMGRRRP, from the coding sequence ATGTTTCGTTGGGGCATTATATTTCTGGTTATCGCGTTAATTGCCGCCGCACTGGGCTTTGGTGGTCTTGCGGGTACGGCAGCAGGGGCCGCGAAAATTGTCTTTATCGTCGGTATTATCCTGTTCCTCGTCAGCCTGTTTATGGGCCGTCGGCGTCCATAG
- the rsmC gene encoding 16S rRNA (guanine(1207)-N(2))-methyltransferase RsmC, with amino-acid sequence MSAYTPASEVLLRHSDDFEPSRILFAGDLQDDLPARLDTAESRAWTQQFHQWQTLSQQMGERARYSLVADSETVGDSDTLIYYWPKNKPEAQFQLMSLLSLLPVGIDIFVVGENRSGVRSAEQMLAEFCPLNKVDSARRCGLYHGRLEKQPTFDPNSFWGEYTLDNLTIKTLPGVFSRDGLDVGSQLLLSTFTPHTKGKVLDVGCGAGVLATVLASHSPKVRLTLCDVSAPAVEASRATLAANGIEGDVFASNVFSEVTGRFDMIISNPPFHDGLQTSQEAAQTLIRGAVRHLNSGGELRIVANAFLPYPDVLDQTFGFHEVIAQTGRFKVYRTVMTRQALK; translated from the coding sequence ATGTCTGCTTATACCCCGGCAAGTGAAGTCTTGCTGCGCCACAGTGACGATTTCGAACCAAGCCGTATTTTATTTGCCGGCGATTTGCAGGATGACCTGCCCGCTCGCCTGGACACCGCTGAAAGCCGTGCCTGGACGCAACAATTTCATCAGTGGCAGACCTTAAGCCAGCAGATGGGTGAACGCGCCCGTTATAGCCTGGTGGCCGATAGCGAGACCGTCGGCGACAGCGACACGCTTATTTATTACTGGCCGAAAAATAAACCAGAAGCGCAGTTTCAGTTGATGAGCCTGTTATCACTGCTGCCGGTAGGCATCGATATTTTTGTGGTGGGTGAAAACCGTAGCGGTGTGCGCAGTGCCGAGCAGATGCTGGCTGAGTTTTGTCCGCTGAATAAAGTCGATAGCGCCCGCCGCTGTGGGCTATATCACGGCCGCCTTGAGAAGCAACCGACGTTCGATCCGAACAGTTTCTGGGGCGAGTACACGCTGGATAATCTGACGATTAAGACCCTGCCGGGCGTATTTAGCCGCGACGGTCTGGATGTCGGTAGCCAACTTCTGCTGTCGACGTTTACGCCGCATACCAAGGGGAAAGTGTTGGATGTGGGTTGTGGCGCGGGTGTGCTTGCGACGGTACTGGCCAGCCACTCACCAAAAGTGCGCCTGACGCTGTGCGATGTTTCCGCCCCGGCGGTAGAAGCCAGCCGCGCAACGCTTGCGGCGAACGGTATTGAAGGTGATGTTTTCGCCAGCAACGTCTTCTCAGAAGTCACAGGCCGCTTTGATATGATCATCTCCAATCCGCCATTCCATGATGGTTTGCAAACCAGCCAGGAAGCCGCGCAAACATTGATTCGCGGTGCGGTACGCCATCTTAACAGCGGCGGCGAACTGCGCATTGTTGCGAACGCCTTCCTGCCTTACCCGGACGTGCTGGATCAAACGTTTGGTTTCCATGAAGTCATCGCGCAGACAGGTCGATTCAAAGTATACCGTACGGTAATGACGCGCCAGGCGTTAAAGTAA
- the prfC gene encoding peptide chain release factor 3, producing MTLSPYLQEVAKRRTFAIISHPDAGKTTITEKVLLFGQAIQTAGTVKGRGSSQHAKSDWMEMEKQRGISITTSVMQFPYKTSLVNLLDTPGHEDFSEDTYRTLTAVDCCLMVIDAAKGVEDRTRKLMEVTRLRDTPILTFMNKLDRDIRDPMELLDEVENELKIACAPITWPIGCGKLFKGVYHLYKDETYLYQTGQGHTIQEVRIVKGLNNPDLDKAVGEDLAQQLRDELELVQGASNEFDKELFLSGELTPVFFGTALGNFGVDHMLDGLVEWAPAPMPRKTDTREVKADDDKFTGFVFKIQANMDPKHRDRVAFMRVVSGRYEKGMKLRQVRTGKDVVISDALTFMAGDRSHVEEAYPGDIIGLHNHGTIQIGDTFTQGEMMKFTGIPNFAPELFRRIRLRDPLKQKQLLKGLVQLSEEGAVQVFRPIANNDLIVGAVGVLQFDVVVSRLKSEYNVEAVYESVNVATARWVESTDVKKFEEFKRKNEIQLALDGGDNLTYIAPTMVNLNLTQERYPEVTFHKTREH from the coding sequence ATGACGTTGTCTCCTTATTTACAAGAGGTAGCAAAGCGCCGCACGTTCGCTATCATCTCGCACCCCGATGCCGGTAAAACCACCATCACTGAAAAGGTGCTGCTGTTCGGACAGGCGATTCAAACCGCCGGTACGGTAAAAGGCCGCGGCTCCAGCCAACATGCAAAATCCGACTGGATGGAGATGGAAAAGCAGCGTGGTATCTCTATTACCACTTCCGTGATGCAGTTCCCGTATAAAACCAGCCTGGTCAATTTGCTGGATACCCCGGGGCACGAAGACTTCTCCGAAGATACCTACCGCACACTGACGGCGGTGGACTGCTGCCTGATGGTTATCGATGCGGCAAAAGGGGTTGAAGATCGAACCCGTAAGCTGATGGAAGTTACCCGTCTGCGCGATACGCCGATCCTGACCTTTATGAACAAACTTGACCGTGACATCCGCGATCCGATGGAGCTGCTGGATGAAGTGGAAAACGAGCTAAAGATCGCCTGTGCGCCGATTACCTGGCCGATTGGCTGCGGTAAGTTGTTCAAGGGCGTTTATCACCTTTATAAAGATGAAACTTACCTGTATCAGACGGGGCAGGGCCACACCATTCAGGAAGTGCGCATCGTTAAAGGTCTGAACAACCCGGATTTGGATAAAGCCGTGGGTGAAGACCTGGCACAGCAACTGCGCGATGAACTGGAGCTGGTGCAGGGCGCATCGAACGAGTTCGATAAAGAGCTGTTCCTGAGCGGTGAATTAACGCCAGTCTTCTTTGGTACCGCACTGGGTAACTTCGGCGTCGATCATATGCTGGACGGTTTGGTGGAGTGGGCACCTGCGCCAATGCCGCGTAAAACCGACACCCGTGAAGTGAAAGCAGATGATGACAAATTCACCGGCTTTGTCTTTAAAATTCAGGCCAACATGGACCCGAAACACCGCGACCGCGTGGCGTTTATGCGCGTGGTTTCCGGTCGTTATGAAAAGGGCATGAAGCTGCGTCAGGTGCGCACCGGCAAAGATGTGGTTATCTCTGACGCGCTGACCTTTATGGCTGGCGACCGTTCTCATGTAGAAGAAGCCTATCCGGGTGACATTATTGGTCTGCATAACCACGGGACGATCCAGATTGGTGACACCTTCACCCAGGGCGAGATGATGAAGTTCACCGGTATTCCGAACTTCGCACCGGAACTGTTCCGTCGCATCCGTCTGCGTGACCCGCTGAAGCAGAAACAGTTACTTAAAGGCCTGGTTCAGCTTTCAGAAGAGGGCGCGGTGCAGGTGTTCCGTCCCATCGCTAACAACGATCTGATTGTCGGCGCGGTGGGGGTGCTGCAGTTTGACGTGGTGGTTTCCCGTCTGAAGAGTGAATACAACGTGGAAGCGGTGTATGAGTCTGTAAACGTGGCGACCGCACGCTGGGTTGAAAGTACTGACGTGAAGAAATTCGAGGAATTTAAACGTAAGAACGAAATCCAGCTGGCGCTTGATGGCGGTGATAACCTGACTTACATCGCCCCAACGATGGTAAACCTGAATCTGACGCAGGAACGCTATCCGGAAGTCACTTTCCACAAGACTCGCGAGCATTAA
- the osmY gene encoding molecular chaperone OsmY, whose product MTMKKLTISKTLLAVMLGSVLASGSAFAAETTTDKAQNAASSAGESIDSSMNKVGGFMDDSTITAKVKAALVDHEDIKSTDISVKTDKKVVTLSGFVESQTQAEKAVSVAKGVEGVASVSDKLHVRDGKNKTMKGYAGDTATTSEIKAKLLADDVVPSRKVKVETTDGVVQLSGTVDSQAQSERAESIAKAIDGVKSVKNDLKVK is encoded by the coding sequence ATGACTATGAAAAAACTGACTATTTCCAAAACTCTGCTGGCCGTAATGCTGGGCTCTGTTCTGGCAAGTGGTTCCGCATTCGCTGCGGAGACTACCACCGACAAAGCGCAAAATGCTGCTTCCAGTGCAGGGGAATCAATCGATAGCTCAATGAATAAAGTCGGTGGTTTCATGGATGACAGCACCATCACCGCGAAAGTTAAAGCGGCGCTGGTGGATCATGAAGACATTAAAAGCACTGATATCTCCGTGAAAACGGACAAAAAAGTGGTCACGCTGAGCGGCTTTGTTGAGAGCCAGACGCAGGCAGAAAAAGCCGTCTCCGTCGCGAAAGGCGTAGAGGGTGTGGCTTCTGTGAGCGATAAGCTGCACGTGCGTGACGGCAAAAACAAGACCATGAAAGGTTATGCGGGCGATACCGCAACAACCAGTGAAATCAAAGCAAAACTGCTGGCCGACGATGTTGTCCCTTCCCGTAAGGTGAAGGTTGAAACCACCGATGGCGTGGTGCAGTTGTCCGGTACCGTAGATTCACAGGCACAAAGTGAACGCGCTGAAAGTATCGCCAAAGCAATCGACGGCGTTAAAAGCGTGAAGAACGATCTCAAAGTGAAGTAA
- a CDS encoding DNA polymerase III subunit psi, whose product MTSRRDWQLQQLGITQWTLRRPAALQGEIAISLPAHIRLVMISPTLPTLSDPLVSDVLCALTVTEDQVLQLTPDRVAMLPPESQCNSWWLGVEAQQVLAGAQVATPTVDELRTNPAARAALWQQICEHEHDFFPQHG is encoded by the coding sequence ATGACTTCCCGACGCGACTGGCAATTACAGCAACTGGGCATTACCCAGTGGACCTTGCGACGCCCGGCGGCGCTGCAGGGGGAAATTGCTATTTCGCTGCCCGCGCATATCCGTTTGGTGATGATCTCACCGACATTGCCGACGCTGAGCGATCCATTGGTCAGCGACGTACTGTGCGCGCTAACCGTAACAGAAGATCAAGTCCTCCAGTTGACGCCGGATCGCGTCGCCATGCTACCGCCCGAAAGCCAGTGCAACAGCTGGTGGTTGGGTGTTGAAGCGCAGCAGGTGCTGGCAGGCGCTCAGGTCGCGACGCCGACGGTTGATGAGCTACGCACAAACCCTGCGGCTCGCGCCGCGTTATGGCAACAAATCTGCGAACATGAACACGATTTCTTCCCTCAGCACGGCTGA
- a CDS encoding patatin-like phospholipase family protein: MGQHIPVTLGNIAPLALKPFRPGRLALVCEGGGQRGIFTAGVLDEFMRAEFNPFDLYFGSSAGAQNLSAYVCNQPGYARKVIMRYTTSREFFNPVRFVRGGNLIDLDWLVESTSSQMPLAMDYAARAFEAGKAFYMCACRQDDYSAAYFSPTHQTWLDLIRASSAIPGFYRPGVMLDGINYLDGGVSDAIPVQEAAKRGANTIVVIRTVPSQMYYTPQWFKRMERWLGESSLQSLINLVQHHEKSYMAIQRFIEAPPGKLRIFEIYPPKLLNSMALGSRLPALREDYKIGRLCGRYFLATVGKLLAETPPLVRHSPVIAPATRVVPPAAVANDALDTPLVSVEQANDLPINKEDTA, encoded by the coding sequence GTGGGCCAGCATATTCCCGTTACGCTCGGCAACATCGCGCCGCTAGCGTTAAAACCCTTTCGCCCGGGCAGGCTTGCGCTCGTATGCGAGGGCGGTGGACAGCGAGGTATTTTTACCGCTGGCGTTCTGGACGAGTTCATGCGTGCGGAATTTAATCCTTTCGATCTCTATTTCGGCAGCTCTGCCGGTGCGCAAAACCTTTCTGCTTATGTCTGCAACCAACCTGGCTACGCGCGCAAAGTGATAATGCGCTACACCACGTCGCGGGAATTTTTCAATCCGGTGCGCTTTGTGCGCGGCGGCAACCTTATCGATCTCGACTGGCTGGTCGAATCGACCTCAAGCCAGATGCCGCTGGCAATGGACTACGCCGCGCGGGCTTTCGAGGCGGGCAAAGCGTTTTATATGTGCGCCTGTCGGCAGGATGATTACTCGGCGGCTTATTTTTCCCCTACGCATCAGACATGGCTCGATTTGATCCGTGCTTCCAGTGCGATCCCCGGCTTTTATCGTCCGGGCGTGATGCTTGATGGCATTAATTATCTCGACGGCGGTGTCAGTGATGCCATTCCGGTGCAGGAGGCGGCAAAACGCGGTGCGAACACGATTGTGGTGATCCGTACCGTACCGTCACAAATGTACTACACGCCCCAGTGGTTCAAACGAATGGAACGCTGGCTGGGAGAGAGCAGCTTGCAATCCTTAATCAATCTGGTGCAGCACCATGAGAAAAGTTACATGGCAATCCAACGCTTTATCGAAGCGCCGCCGGGTAAACTGCGTATTTTTGAAATCTATCCGCCGAAGTTGTTGAACAGCATGGCGCTGGGTAGCCGTTTACCGGCGCTACGCGAGGATTATAAAATCGGGCGTTTGTGCGGGCGCTATTTCCTGGCGACGGTGGGCAAATTGCTGGCGGAAACCCCGCCGCTGGTGCGCCACTCACCGGTTATCGCGCCTGCGACGCGTGTTGTTCCACCGGCTGCGGTGGCCAACGACGCGCTGGATACGCCGCTGGTCAGCGTCGAGCAGGCTAACGATTTACCCATCAACAAAGAGGATACGGCGTGA
- a CDS encoding YjjW family glycine radical enzyme activase, protein MNSRCAFVSKILPFSCVDGPGSRLALFLQGCNMRCKNCHNPSTIGRCNHCGDCVAGCPQHALSFNGGQVQWNAARCEQCDTCLRMCPQHATPMAQRMTVEQVMAQIRKVALFIEGITVSGGEATLQLPFLHALFCALRHDAQLRHLNCLVDSNGLLSETGWRKLLPVCDGAMIDLKAWGNARHRFLTGRDNVQVKTSLQLLTAEKKLAELRLLVIPGQSDYLAHIDALAAFIYQLGEVPVRLNAFHAHGVYGEAQTWRSATPEDVEPLAQALLERGVKTVLRPALYL, encoded by the coding sequence ATGAACAGCAGATGCGCTTTCGTCAGTAAAATCCTCCCGTTCTCCTGCGTGGACGGGCCAGGCAGCCGACTGGCCCTGTTTTTACAGGGCTGCAATATGCGCTGTAAAAATTGCCATAACCCGTCGACTATCGGTCGCTGCAACCACTGCGGCGACTGTGTAGCGGGTTGCCCACAACACGCGCTCTCCTTCAATGGAGGACAAGTGCAATGGAACGCTGCACGTTGCGAGCAGTGCGACACTTGCCTGCGCATGTGCCCGCAGCACGCCACGCCGATGGCGCAGAGAATGACGGTTGAACAGGTTATGGCGCAGATCCGCAAAGTGGCGCTATTTATTGAAGGCATCACTGTCAGCGGCGGCGAAGCGACGCTGCAACTGCCCTTTTTGCATGCATTGTTCTGCGCATTGCGCCATGATGCGCAACTGCGCCATTTGAATTGTCTGGTGGACAGTAACGGCCTGCTCAGTGAAACCGGCTGGCGCAAGCTGTTGCCGGTCTGCGACGGCGCGATGATCGATCTCAAAGCCTGGGGCAATGCGCGGCACCGTTTTCTCACCGGACGGGATAACGTGCAGGTGAAAACCAGCCTGCAGCTACTGACGGCAGAGAAGAAATTAGCGGAGTTGCGCCTGCTGGTGATCCCGGGACAGAGCGACTATCTGGCGCATATCGATGCGCTGGCCGCTTTTATTTATCAACTCGGCGAGGTGCCAGTGCGCCTAAACGCTTTTCATGCCCATGGTGTATATGGAGAAGCGCAGACCTGGCGCAGCGCCACGCCGGAGGATGTGGAACCGCTGGCGCAGGCGCTACTGGAGCGCGGTGTGAAAACCGTGCTGCGCCCGGCGCTATATCTGTAA